One Gemmatimonadota bacterium genomic region harbors:
- a CDS encoding ABC transporter permease, which yields MDKVFAVIKREYLERVRSKWFIFATVFGPLLMAVLMFLPAWLATKTQPSTDAGNIVILDASEVGLGQRVADHLAAFGAPPAVELVTSDKLAEAESTATRAVMGKAREGYLVLDALTATGERSRYAGRNASTVPDMRRLEEAVKQAVLGRRFEAEGLDAQRIRLLSRLDLKMDAQRLGERGRGGAGEGAMALAYGIALLLYMSIMLYGQAIMMGVIEEKSQRVAEVVVAAIPPDKLLAGKVLGVGAVGMTQQLVWVGSALTLMNFRKPIEAALGLNAGMPSFQLPSVSFGTALLFLCFFILGYTLFATLFAAAGSMVSSTQDAQQVATPLVMLIIPSLLLLPPVLFAPNGSLARTVSLIPFSAPILMPVRMSLTTVSPLELVASLALLLLTCLGAMWLAARIYRTGVLMYGKKPSLREVLHWVRVAR from the coding sequence AGGTCTTTGCGGTCATCAAGCGCGAGTACCTCGAGCGCGTCCGGTCGAAGTGGTTCATCTTCGCCACCGTGTTTGGTCCGCTGCTCATGGCGGTGCTGATGTTCCTGCCGGCCTGGCTCGCCACGAAGACGCAGCCATCGACGGACGCCGGGAACATCGTGATCCTGGACGCCAGCGAGGTCGGCCTCGGCCAGCGGGTCGCCGACCACCTCGCCGCGTTTGGCGCGCCACCGGCGGTCGAGCTGGTGACGAGTGACAAACTTGCCGAAGCGGAATCCACCGCGACGCGCGCGGTCATGGGCAAGGCCCGCGAGGGGTACCTGGTGCTCGACGCGCTCACGGCCACCGGGGAGCGTTCCCGGTATGCCGGGCGCAACGCCTCCACGGTCCCGGACATGCGACGCCTGGAAGAAGCGGTGAAACAGGCCGTCCTGGGTCGCCGGTTCGAGGCTGAGGGGCTGGACGCGCAGCGCATCCGGTTGCTCTCCCGGCTGGACCTCAAGATGGACGCCCAGCGCCTGGGGGAACGGGGACGCGGTGGTGCCGGCGAGGGGGCGATGGCCCTCGCGTACGGCATCGCCCTGCTGCTGTACATGAGCATCATGCTCTACGGCCAGGCCATCATGATGGGGGTCATCGAGGAGAAGTCCCAACGCGTGGCTGAAGTCGTGGTGGCGGCCATCCCGCCGGACAAACTCCTGGCCGGAAAGGTGCTTGGGGTTGGCGCGGTCGGCATGACCCAGCAACTCGTCTGGGTGGGTTCGGCGCTCACCCTCATGAACTTCCGCAAGCCCATCGAGGCCGCGCTCGGATTGAACGCCGGGATGCCCTCGTTCCAGCTCCCGTCGGTCTCGTTCGGGACGGCGCTGCTCTTTCTCTGCTTCTTTATACTCGGCTACACCTTGTTCGCGACCCTGTTCGCCGCCGCCGGCTCCATGGTGTCGAGCACGCAGGATGCCCAGCAGGTCGCGACACCGCTCGTCATGCTCATCATCCCGAGCCTGTTGTTGCTGCCGCCGGTGTTGTTTGCGCCGAATGGGTCGCTGGCCCGCACGGTCTCCCTGATCCCGTTTTCCGCCCCGATCCTCATGCCGGTGCGCATGAGCCTGACCACGGTGAGTCCACTCGAGCTGGTCGCGTCCCTGGCACTCCTGCTGCTCACCTGCCTCGGCGCGATGTGGCTCGCGGCGCGCATCTACCGGACCGGAGTGTTGATGTACGGCAAGAAGCCGAGCCTGCGCGAAGTACTGCACTGGGTGCGCGTGGCGCGTTAG